caaaacaaataaatacatttcgCCTATTTCTAAagtatcaaaattaaatatatttttttgtgtagATATAGCACGGTTCAAATTGATCTTGAATAACTAtctcattttcattttcacaaattaatttaattctagCATGCACTACGTATGTATGTAGTCGACTTTTGATATGTTaaatttgcagaaattttCACAGAAATACGTTATTTCAGTCTTCCCACGAAAAATTGCTAATTACTGataattacaaaaagaaattaattattgaatatagtttttgtgttacaattaattaattataaaattaataaatatataggtaattatacaatttatacgaataattttattaataattatacatTATATAcgaataattatattaataattgataCTTATTGTGAGGTATTGGCAGGTATTTCGATTTTGCCCCGTCGGCACAACAACCAGATGGACCGATTACAAAGAAACCGTTCAAACCCTTTTACGATcgctcgaaaaaaaaaatttaaggtcTGAGatgaaaaacgtaaaattatGAATGAAAAGAGAAAACATGTCTCaatgttaaaatttcgaatttcgaagcgtTTGCGGACTGTGGTGGCATATGACGAACAGTTTTTGTACAGGGTGCGTCAAAAGTATGGGAACGATAAAATTCTTGACGAATAGTTTAACTAAAACTTAACAACGGCTTGCATTATCTGATCATAGTTTCAAgcatgaattaaatttaaaaaaaaaacaatgatatCCCGGATATTTAGTGGGAGATAAGAAACTCGTGGTCTCAAGAGCGGTTAAATTTTGGCATTGTTATCTTCGTCGTTATTCAGTCAAATATTACACAAGCCGTCCCTGGAATGTCCGAGTATTCTCACACTTTTAAAACACGGGACGTATATATTGATAACGATACAATTTGGATACATATAATGGGTCCTGCAATGCTGCgatatatatgaaaaaaaaattaagagccttcaaaaaaaacaacattttatgtaaagaaactttgtgtaaaaagatataaatatttattgcaacattttttttaattttcagaaattctaTAAGTGAGCATAGTCTTTTTTGTTGCGACTGACCTCCTGTAGTAAGTACCTCACAGTTTGGTAATAAGttaatacatttaaaacaaCCTTTTAAATACTCTATGATAGAATGCAATTATTGTTCTTTGAGGCAATCTAGGCACCTAGAATGGAGGAAATAGTTAAATACTCTAATGGACCGTCgtagaaaaaaagttaactAATACTACATCTATTGCATTTCTGTTTATTGTGGCCTCTCCTTCGGGCTTCGTTCTCTTGGTCAATTTTCCTTCTCAAGGTATCTGTAACATTTTCTAACAGTCACGTAAATACTGCAGTTCTAAATCCCACCTGCCAAAGGCTTCTTTCCTATAGCAACCAGACTTTCGTAGAGCTCTCTCACGGGGTTCAATTCAGGACTCAGTCCATGTATCCAGATTAACATCATTCGGAAACCGTGCTCTTTGTAACTCGAAGGGCCTATAGAAGATATTCCCAAATGGTAGGAAGTAATAGAAAGGGCAAATTTCACGAGTTTATTATTACCATTATACTGATGTTCGATGGCCTTGATTTGATCGTCCGTGAAGGCCCAATAATGAGCCAGCCTTTTCCACTCTCCGGGGCTCAAATGCTTGTAGGCGAGTTTGTACAGAATTTCTTTAAGTCTTTCGTACTCTTTGGCCTTTCCTTCATCTTTAGATCCGGTCCTCCATCCTTTGCTTAACTTTCGCCTTATACTGGAGCCGTCCTTTTTGTTTTCATGGCTCTCCTCCTGAAATAAGAGGGACTATTCCAGAAAGAGAAAGGAGGGAACACAGGGAgaacaaagagaaaaaaaagaaaaatcgttATTGAACGTAAATAAAGGCCCAAAATATAACTCATTACTGCCCTTAGctgtttaatttatcattGTGTCTATGGTTCGATTAATTGTCAATAACGCTTTtccttattaattaaaaagtgtcaaaaatttaaattttaaatgtaatttttctgGTTCTGGAGCTCAACCGTGAGCTCCGGAAACAACACAGCAACCAGTACTAACCAACTTACATGCCCTGGATAGTCGAGCCTGGCAGTCTTAATTATCATATCCACAATGGCGGTAAAACTTCCCCGAGCTGCTATATACAGAGGCGTTCTACCTCCCTGCTCCCGTTGTTCTATATTAGCTCCCGCGGCTAATAGCAGCTTACATATTTCTGTATGGCCCATCTCTGCTGCTATGTGAATTGGGGTTTGCAATCTCTGCAATTTATATATCTATGtaatcaaattataatttttttgaaatatataaatGAGAAGAACAACGCTGTGTACAGAGTGTCCGTTTTTGAAGTTTATTCATGGGGATCTCCCCAACGAACTTTGTCCTAATTCAACTGGCCGCAAAAACGGCCACTGcagtacatatgtatgtatgtgtatatatacatttttgattttattgattaataaacattaaacTTACTTTGTTCAGACAATTAAGGTTTGCCCCCTTATTTATCAGCATTTCGACTGTTTCAACTTCAGTTGCTTGGCATGCCATATGTAGGGCGGTATTTCCACTCTGGAAATGAGAACGGTTAGAGCGTATAAGGCCTTTATTACAATGTTTCCGTAACCGAGGgctaaattagttttattaagaTTGGTCGTTGCTTGCGGAATTCTAAGTGAATAATTTAGAACACTCCCAGTTTATGGCTTTTTTAAACAGGTCGGGAAGGAGCGCCCAGACTGTTTCAGTAATTTGGGTTCGCTCAAAGATGGTAAAAGATTGTAACTGATATTCAAAAAAGCCACTTCAATCAACGAATTGGTGAAATGCCAGTGGCGTGGACGgcttaaatggatttttttgcatattgtTAAGCCCGAGGGAAGTATGGACACCAGTGGCGTAGATTATTTAATTCTAATCTCTCAGATAAGCTTTAACTCTTTAACTTTCAGGTCGTGAAAAAGAATGAAGCAAGTCAGATCACTTTGGCCTATGTCTAAAGCTATCTACAGTCGCAGAGGTCGAAGTATGAGTCCAGAATCTTTCGAAATTCTTCTCTCATTGGAGCAAATAGTTTATAATTCAACATCGGTAGAGGTATTAACCCTCGCAACCAATTGTCTCTGTCACCTGATTGGGTACTGCCAACGAAGCTCCATGTTGTAGTAGGCATTCTAAAATCCCTCTGCTTCCCAGACTTGCTGCTATGTGTAAGGCCGTATTTCCTCTCTGGAAATGAGACCAACATTAAGGTCAAGTATTATCCCTAGAACCAACATATTTTTATCGAGTTAAACCTATGGATAAAACTGGATAAATggttaattgttaaaaaacagGAAATGATGAATAATCCGCTTCAGTCGCATAGTACATATTTACAACAATTGAAACAAAGgaccaataattttaaatgcaaaaaattgcCGAAGACACGAATTTTATAACCCATTGAAAATGACTGAAACATACGCAGGGCTGAAGATTTGCAATTGAATTTGACACGAGTTAAGTAAGGCTGGCATTAACACATTAAAAGGGTTTGgtattcattaaaatatacaaCACCTGTCCTTACGCAAGAAATCGTTTGTGTGAATTTATGTGCCGAAGTCCGAATCGTTCCTGGAAGATTCACATAATTTAATATCCTGCGATTTTTTATCCGTTCTAACAGTGCCAAGTCGGCTAAAAATAAGGTGGATGTGAGATTATCCCATGACTTAAAATGCGGgaataataaactaaattattcACTAAACAAGGGTAGGTTTACACCGCGATAAACCTAAGGTAGCACGTAAATCAACCCTAAGGCTTATTGGTATTTTTTACACTACTTATTATTCATTCtaatgtttaatttataaGTTTCATTTATTTGCATAATACTAAAACTAAAAGCATTTATATAACTCGATACCATCAAGCCTCTGCTTCTAACAATTCGTAATTTGAACATGAAACTTGTATTGTAAGGGATTGCTGAGTGAGTTTATCCCTTTGTTTATGTAACTGCTCCTTTGAGAAATATCGTGCTATCTGTAATGTACGTATTATATATTTAGGATTGTATTACGTCATAAAGCCCTCAGAGACGTGGGAAATATACGGATGAGCCAAAGAGCTGTGCATCAGATGACAAGTTTATGGGAGCTGGAGGTTGCCAACATTTAGACTTTGCGCGAAGTTTATGTGTTCTAGTGCTACATCAACTTATTTTCGTTTCGTTCCAAGGAGCTCCACGTGCAAAGGAATTGAATGTGACTCACTTGATTCTCGCCATCAGTATCAGCGCCAGTTTCCAGCAACACTTGCACCACCCGATTTTGTTGGTGTTGCACAGCTATGTGTAACGGAGTGTTGCCTTGGTGGTCGCGTGCCTCCATGGCAGCGTCTTTAACTAGCAACATCTGAGTTACTTCCTCGTGCCCTCCTTGGGCGGCTTCGTGCAATGCCGTTCTATTTTCCTGCAATAATGAATCGTAACTGTTCTGGGTACATTATACGTCGATATTTCTCTGAAAAATCCACCCCTAGGTACTCATCATCATTTTGGATAAGAGGCACAAGGCTACTTAAGTGAGATTTTTCCCGAGTGTTGGATAGACAGTAGGGGCGCAATATAGACTGCCCGACTCGATCACTGGATTTGAGACCTCTTGATTATTCCTTATAGGGCCTTATCGCTTAACGTTTCACAGGCTGTTTTGAAGAGGAAACCAAGTGGAGGTTAGTTCAAATTGTTAATGATAGGAAACTCAGAGACAACCCCGCCACCTCCCAGAATCTGGAGCGGAAGCAATATCTGTTGATACAGACTGATTTAAATTACTCTTCAAACAGTCTCTCCTGCCCTACTTCAAGACAACCAAAGATTTGTAATAAAGGTATAAATAAGTAGGAATAGGAATAAAggagaatataaattttacaaatagaCGTTAACATGCTAATAAATGGATACcttatttttcttatctaGACTAGCGCCCATTTCTAAAAGCCGTTTAACAATGATAACATGTCCGTTAGCAGCAGCATGATATAGAGCAGTTTGTCCGTCGGCGTCGACGGCGTCGATCTGGACGTCGTCCAAAGTGTCCAGGAGGAAATCTATTACTTCCGCTCTGTTATTGCGAGCAGCACATATCAGTAGCGTGTATTGTGCCTGGTTAGTAAAAGCACAAGTTACTGCAAATTGATTCGATAGGTACTAAATATATTAATGACTTCGGGACCAGAATATCACAAACGTTATACGGGGTGACCCACTTACAGTGAAAACAGTTAAATATTTCGTATATCGCAGCAAATACGTAaggccattttttaaaattaaatttgcgcTAAGggggaaaattaataattacgatttttttaaacaaatttgttgattttgtcGGATGACGTGTGAGGTGTATGCAGGGCGTCCGCTTTCACCGTGGGGATCTCGGGAGTTGTAAAAGAAAGGAGGTTGATTCAAAAAGCGGTAAATTGAGTCGAATTTGGGTgatttcaaaatgaagaatgtGCAGTGATAATAATCACATAAAGAGAAAGTATTCTTCCTTGCATGCGGTTGGTATGATTTGCGaaaaatttaactgtttttttaaaaaaggggATGTCAAGGAAGACTCTGTTTTGCTTTAATGAGTAACAGagcttgaaaaaatatgtttctttGGACTGCCCAGAAatttattagagccaaatttacTTCAAATAAGTAGAAATAACTCCTGAGGCCAGAGATAATTGATATTTAATCTTTTTGATGTTAACCCACGCAGAGCGAACGCGTCCCAAAAATTCCTACTAATTTTAGCATATGAGTGAGGATAAAGTTCAGTATCTAATTACACGATCTGTTTAATCTTTcgttgtaaatttaaatttttaagtgaattatagttttatttttttagctaAATTCAGTTTCAGTTTTATGAAGCTTTGTTGCTTGTTCACCTTGCGGCCTCGGAGACCTGAGAGTAAACGACGAATGTTCCCGGCACCGTCGAACCCAATCGAAATTGGAAGGTGCGATTTTTACTTGTTTTCAGCCGGGCTCAAGTGCTTCCGACACTCGTTACATTTCTATGAACTTAATATTCAAATCTgtataaagtttttcaaaattttccccaAATTTTCGCTCGGAATTTGATGTTTTTCAAGAGCGCAATCGGGGAAACGCAGAGGCGCCACTAACACTGACAACCGAAGCCTTCTTACATATTTTAGTTCACCGTTTTTCTactcatttttccatttccacaTTCTAAGTCAGTTTTAACTCTCATCTTGTTGATAATTGATCCGAAGTAAGAGATCAGAACTGCGCATGATCCTTCTCGCAGGGCCAATGAGAATACAAGAAAAAACAGAGCAATGCGACAAAAACGGTCTAGATCACGTTGCCGTGAGGCCTTTAAGATACAGGTCTTAACACATCCATTAAATTAGTTTACAGAACTTTACTAAACCTACCCGGGGAGCAGACCTACCGCAGACGCTACGTCTTTGCCGGTCAAAGAATCTTATATATGGTGCGCAGTTTGGAGTTTGAGGCCACGAGGAATGTTCTCTACAAGGGAAGAGAGTAAGGGAGGTCAAATTCTCAGAAGATTGATTCCAGGTGATATTTAACATCGACCTATTGAGATATGGACCACTGCAGCGTTTTAACATTATAAGCCATTACAACTAGAATTGGCAGATCACGAAAGCGCCGAGGTACCAAGGAAAGGGGCCATCTCTGGAAAATGAACGATAGCCCCAAAAAAGGGTATCTATGGTCAAGGAGAGCAATGGTACGTTCCAAGAGATTTGATTAGGAAGGTACGCGAGAGCAACAAGATCAGATATTTGGCAAACTTTAGGGACCGCTTCCTCTTCGAAGGGGGACTTTTTAGCTAGTTAGAAAGTGGTACCGAAGGACGGCTGCGCATGAAGAAATTCTGGAGTTTCGAAATTGAGTCGATCActtaaataatggaaaaaccgATGATGTTTTCTTTCTCAAAATCCTGAATTTATCGTCACCCAAATTGAGCAATATCGTCTAAAAAAAGGTTAACTCCGAAGCGCTGCCTTCGCTCATCGGTTCACCTTCGACTTGCAGGAATTCTATCGCTTCGTATATTATTTCTGGCCTCTGTAGCTACTACGAAACTGTCTAACTACGGTTACAGTCTACGATTAcattgtataaacaaaaaattaacgtaCCTTTGTTACAGAGTTAGTGCAGGCCCCCGAATTTATAAGAAGCTCAACGGCTTTGGGATGTCCGTGCCAGGCTGCCATGTGTAAGGGTCGCATTCCGTACTGCAAGTTATTTGATGTAACTTTATGAAAACAAAGACGTAGTTAATTAAAAGACTCAGCCAAGGATAACCTTCGGATATATATATGCCGTGCTGCGTCACACAACTTAATCCCTTAGTAAAACTTAAAACGTATGAAATGCACCGAAGGCATGCCCCAACGCACCTATCCCTGACTTGGTGCTGGCCTCATGAGTTCTAGctttcattattgcattgtTGAATGCTTTTGAATTATGGAGCAGGTGTAACTGGAGCTTATAAAATCAGGCCTAAGGCGTGAGTTCTAATATTAATTCAGCAGCGCTCCAAgtgaaataattaagtaaCAGATGATCAACAGAGGATCAATCCATTATTGTCTAGCTAGATGACCGTTATTTTTGtgtgtaatttttatatagataatatttatatagaaATATGTTTGATATTGATTGGGTCAGTACGGGGTAAATAATGCTGCTGCTGTCGCTGCCCGAAAGGTCAACTATATACATTCCATGGAAACCaatacaattttgaatttatgccAGGAAATAATCCGAAAGATATTACTCAATCTTATGGcggaaatggttttttttattaggataATTTGTCATTCCAGCAGAGTTGCCAGAATACAAAATATGGGTTTCAGAAGCCTGGCTCATAACTCCGGACACGATGAGAGGGCTCATCACATAAACGACCTTATAGGGGCTTTACCTTGTCCCTAGCTTCGATGTCGCAGCGCGCGTTGAGCAACATTTCCATGATTTCGATGTTACCTCTTGCTGATGCCCAATGAATAGGAGCTCTGCCATACTaaggaaaaaagagaaatggagcgttaatttatattattcatTAAGGCTTATCTTTCAGATTAACGGACGAGCATAGGAAATTTTGGCGTGTCTATTGGTTTATGAGAATCGCAGTGTTTATACTGGGTAATTGAAATTTGCTGCTCGCCATTGATATCTtaaaaaccataaaagatCGCTTGAATTAAGACAATGTCGcgcattttcgagctttgctAAATGCcggtttgaaatttttaaaaaagtccgATTACTTCcgaagatattcgaaaaaaaaaattcaaatttctcaaacatttttttattgaaagttatttgaaGACTTTTTCAACCATGAATTTCACCTCTTCTTTGTCGCTGTTGCTCCTTTAACGCCAAATCCAATAgcgtcattaaattttaaatgcaacgTTTCAGAATTTGGAGGGCATCATCAACTGGCAAAGCTCGAAAATACGTCGCTTTGTCCCAATTTCAGCGACCTCGTATCTTTTGTGATTTTCGAGATGCCAATGGCGAGCAGCGAGTTCGAACCGTCCGGAACGAACACTGCGATTCTCACAAACCAGCAGGCCCACCAAATTTGCCAGTGTTGACcggtttttcgaaaaatatccGCGAAATTCCAACAGGCCCGCCCCACCGGCAAGCCCCTGGTGCTTCCGATTAAACTCTCATATGTCTACAAGACCCACTACGGACCACCATCGGACGTAAGCCAACTCGCCTGTACATTATCTTGTGGGTCCCGATGATCGAAATAACTATTACAAAACTTTCCGTTCAGTTGGAGATTTCATGCGATTTGGCTCGGAATATGAGGCAATGCCGGAGAAGACGAATGGGGCCCCCAAATAAGACAAAGTGGTGCAAGACTCATATCGAAGGTGAAGGCGAGATTGATGGAGGAAATGGTAATCTGGCTTCGgatggaattttattttcattttacagaAATGCGATGCCATTCAAAGTTTTTAGCCAATATGAAATGAAGTGCTCTCACGGCGAATTGAGAAACAAGAAAGGGAAAATGATCCCTTTCCGTTCTGCGGACataaattgtataaaaatttgCTGTCATCATTTCCTGCCCATTCGGCCACAGTTTCGTAGTGCACTTCCGTTGTTcccattttgttttattaatggaatattGACATTGTGCTTTTCGGGGATGGATGGAAGTGCAATTTATAAAGCCTATTTCCTCGTTTTCGATCTTATTGGGAATTGACGAGAAACCAATTTTCCTGGTAATCTATATAGGGGAATAAAAGGAAAACCCGCGAAGATTCCTGCTTCGGTTTTTCATGGAGAAGTATTTCTGTCGGAAATTTACGAATAACTATTGttaaattacctttaaaagaaggaaacaaaattcaaaacgtTTCTTACATCGAAGTTGCTGTTTATTCGAAACCTGCGGAATCGAAAGGGGAATATTAAGAAACTTTGAGCCAACGAGAATGATCAACCTCCGACCTTCATTATTCATGGGCAATGGTTTGTTATTGGTACACCGAAGCAATCACTGGCGAACTACAGCTATAACTTGCACTGGTGCAACTGTCCTGAAAATTCCTCCAGCAACGTTCGACATCATAAAATTTCCTTGTCCTCCGTTCTTTGCGGTTAATTGATAACCGAACGATCGATCTGTATGTTAAAATACTGCGACATAAATTTCAAACCACCGTCTTAGCTCTTATGTAAACAGCTCTATCTAAAGGAGCTTGTTAGACCCGGCGACACGTGAAAGCGGATTTAAGTCGATAAGGCACAGAGGAAGTTCATTGAGATTGATGCCAATTATGCTGTTTCGGTTTCCGGGCCTCTAATTAAAGAAACAGAAAATGAGGACTATTTTGAGTAGTCATTCATGCGGGGAAGTTCCTTCTTCGTCCCGATTTCAATTAAACCGAAACTTACGTTGTTCCTTGAGTTAATATCGACAGGTTCCTTCAGGACCTTCTTCACACCGTCCGTGTCGTTCTTGATTACAGCCTCGTGCAGCAGGAGGTCGTTCCTTTGGATAATAGCTCTTCTCTCCAGTTCTTCAGGGGTGTTGGCAGGGGAAGCACAGTTGGTCCTATTAGGACAGCTGATGTATTGAAGCGGTTGAGCCATGTTGTCACCTCTGAAAAGAACGCAGACGGCCCCTTTTAGTCCCGCTTTCTCAAGTATTTTaaaagcaacttttttttttcaatttattacgtTCATTCAGCGCTGCAGTGATACCGGAACGTCTTCGAGCACCCTTTAATGCGATTTTCCGGATTCCTTTTAAACACACTTCGAGTAATCATGAAATGTGAGCAGTTATTCACCAAGTCTTTCTGTTAAAGTTTGAGCAAACGTTGGGACTTTTCCGGTATAATTTCCCAAGCAAGGAAGGAAAGACTTGATGAAACTCATTGCGGCAGCAATATTGTTTAGCTGAGCTTTATGCCGCCTTGTGTCTGCTCAGTTGGTAGCTGATTTAATATACTCCGTTTTCAAGggaaaacaatttcaattatgtgtgttttagcaGAAATTTTCATGTGTCGACTTGCGTGCGAGTCACGCTGCAATTAACCCAAAATCCGTCTCAACGGGGCGCAATCAACGATGTTGCGAATTCAACTTACCtaagttaaattaattgttcctCTCTTTCAGTGTAATTATTTCACCTTCCCAGTAGCGGATCAGCTGCACGTGAAAACGATGAATTCCCACGTCTGTCCCACGCCATTTCGATCATGAAAAGAAATCACTTCCTGCGGGCTAAAGCTGCATCAAGTCCATTGCCGTCACTATGCCGCTCGCCAAGATTTCATGCTGAAATCACAAATGCATCACAACTGATCACGACGCAAATCCGTCAAAGATCGAGCAATAAAAGATCGAATCGCAAAAGTGACAACGGACTCGgaagttttattttcgatCTCGGCGGACATAAGCTTTAAGTTGCTGATCCTAAGAAGGATGGGAACTGCCGGAACGGGAAACAATTTTCTTGAGCGGAACAGAGAGTGGTCGAATTAAGGGGCGTTAGGGATATAAAAATACGTGCTTCGCAAATGTCTTTTGTGGGGCTGAGAAAACTTGATAATGATTAAATGGCAGGTCGTTCTTATCATTAACTGCAGAGCAAGAAAGCGCTAACTTATGTTGGCGGATTTCGGGTCTGAACTAGCAGGTAGTGCCGGTGAAAAGTTGTCTTAAGCTGGAGTATAAAAgttgcatgttttttttttaacttttacgtttttaatttgttttaattattattattttttaaattattttatgatgttgatttttttattatttcattactttattacatttttttaaaattattatatttttattattgtgttataatatttattatcttaTTCGTTACAAAGGTTTATGGAAATTTCATAATATCCCGACAATTCCCGGTGCCCTGTCAATATCGCATTAAAAGTGTAAAAGGGAGAGTTAAGGCAGACCACTGTTCCACCTGATTAATCCGCAATTGTCCTTCCTTGTTTACCTTCAATGCTCTCTGCTGTAATATTGCAAGGTGTTGGGCCATATTAGGCCATATTTCCTTATAGggtctgtttttattttcatttagctGACAGGACACGAAACTGagcaaagcaaaaaaatttatgcatTTTGGAAGATATCCTCACCACTGCAAACCTTGTAGAAGTATTATTCCACACTTTaggattattaaatttgctctTTTCCGTTGATGCACTTTCCTTAACACCTTAATCAAATAAGTTTGCAAAGTGAACTCTGGTAGAAGCAATTTTCGCTTTCTATTCTTTAGTAAGACGTGTCGgagtttatataaattatccACATAAAAGGAAAGGGGGAAATGTgtctaaataaatttcattcttttattacattttttattcgcccaataaaattttgccactAGAAACTCTAAACCACTGATTTAGCTCTCCATGCagttttagatttaattatcaggtaaaaaattgttactgaTGGACGTACACGCGCGGACAAAAACATTAAGGACGCgccattaagaaaaatactactcaGGAA
This portion of the Euwallacea fornicatus isolate EFF26 chromosome 4, ASM4011564v1, whole genome shotgun sequence genome encodes:
- the LOC136338690 gene encoding ankyrin repeat and death domain-containing protein 1A-like isoform X2, whose protein sequence is MAQPLQYISCPNRTNCASPANTPEELERRAIIQRNDLLLHEAVIKNDTDGVKKVLKEPVDINSRNNYGRAPIHWASARGNIEIMEMLLNARCDIEARDKYGMRPLHMAAWHGHPKAVELLINSGACTNSVTKAQYTLLICAARNNRAEVIDFLLDTLDDVQIDAVDADGQTALYHAAANGHVIIVKRLLEMGASLDKKNKENRTALHEAAQGGHEEVTQMLLVKDAAMEARDHQGNTPLHIAVQHQQNRVVQVLLETGADTDGENQRGNTALHIAASLGSRGILECLLQHGASLAVPNQSGNTALHMACQATEVETVEMLINKGANLNCLNKRLQTPIHIAAEMGHTEICKLLLAAGANIEQREQGGRTPLYIAARGSFTAIVDMIIKTARLDYPGHEESHENKKDGSSIRRKLSKGWRTGSKDEGKAKEYERLKEILYKLAYKHLSPGEWKRLAHYWAFTDDQIKAIEHQYNGPSSYKEHGFRMMLIWIHGLSPELNPVRELYESLVAIGKKPLAENVTDTLRRKIDQENEARRRGHNKQKCNRCSIS
- the LOC136338690 gene encoding ankyrin repeat and death domain-containing protein 1A-like isoform X3 — protein: MAQPLQYISCPNRTNCASPANTPEELERRAIIQRNDLLLHEAVIKNDTDGVKKVLKEPVDINSRNNYGRAPIHWASARGNIEIMEMLLNARCDIEARDKYGMRPLHMAAWHGHPKAVELLINSGACTNSVTKAQYTLLICAARNNRAEVIDFLLDTLDDVQIDAVDADGQTALYHAAANGHVIIVKRLLEMGASLDKKNKENRTALHEAAQGGHEEVTQMLLVKDAAMEARDHQGNTPLHIAVQHQQNRVVQVLLETGADTDGENQRGNTALHIAASLGSRGILECLLQHGASLAVPNQSGNTALHMACQATEVETVEMLINKGANLNCLNKRLQTPIHIAAEMGHTEICKLLLAAGANIEQREQGGRTPLYIAARGSFTAIVDMIIKTARLDYPGHEESHENKKDGSSIRRKLSKGWRTGSKDEGKAKEYERLKEILYKLAYKHLSPGEWKRLAHYWAFTDDQIKAIEHQYNGPSSYKEHGFRMMLIWIHGLSPELNPVRELYESLVAIGKKPLADTLRRKIDQENEARRRGHNKQKCNRCSIS
- the LOC136338690 gene encoding ankyrin repeat and death domain-containing protein 1A-like isoform X1, whose protein sequence is MAQPLQYISCPNRTNCASPANTPEELERRAIIQRNDLLLHEAVIKNDTDGVKKVLKEPVDINSRNNYGRAPIHWASARGNIEIMEMLLNARCDIEARDKYGMRPLHMAAWHGHPKAVELLINSGACTNSVTKAQYTLLICAARNNRAEVIDFLLDTLDDVQIDAVDADGQTALYHAAANGHVIIVKRLLEMGASLDKKNKENRTALHEAAQGGHEEVTQMLLVKDAAMEARDHQGNTPLHIAVQHQQNRVVQVLLETGADTDGENQRGNTALHIAASLGSRGILECLLQHGASLAVPNQSGNTALHMACQATEVETVEMLINKGANLNCLNKRLQTPIHIAAEMGHTEICKLLLAAGANIEQREQGGRTPLYIAARGSFTAIVDMIIKTARLDYPGHEESHENKKDGSSIRRKLSKGWRTGSKDEGKAKEYERLKEILYKLAYKHLSPGEWKRLAHYWAFTDDQIKAIEHQYNGNNKLVKFALSITSYHLGISSIGPSSYKEHGFRMMLIWIHGLSPELNPVRELYESLVAIGKKPLADTLRRKIDQENEARRRGHNKQKCNRCSIS
- the LOC136338690 gene encoding ankyrin repeat and death domain-containing protein 1A-like isoform X4 — protein: MAQPLQYISCPNRTNCASPANTPEELERRAIIQRNDLLLHEAVIKNDTDGVKKVLKEPVDINSRNNYGRAPIHWASARGNIEIMEMLLNARCDIEARDKYGMRPLHMAAWHGHPKAVELLINSGACTNSVTKENRTALHEAAQGGHEEVTQMLLVKDAAMEARDHQGNTPLHIAVQHQQNRVVQVLLETGADTDGENQRGNTALHIAASLGSRGILECLLQHGASLAVPNQSGNTALHMACQATEVETVEMLINKGANLNCLNKRLQTPIHIAAEMGHTEICKLLLAAGANIEQREQGGRTPLYIAARGSFTAIVDMIIKTARLDYPGHEESHENKKDGSSIRRKLSKGWRTGSKDEGKAKEYERLKEILYKLAYKHLSPGEWKRLAHYWAFTDDQIKAIEHQYNGPSSYKEHGFRMMLIWIHGLSPELNPVRELYESLVAIGKKPLAENVTDTLRRKIDQENEARRRGHNKQKCNRCSIS